The DNA region ATTAGTCATTgtccagctgcaagtacactgctacatgtagctacatgctaacatcaagaATAGTTGTAATCATGGATGCTGATGTGGTCTTCcaaattttggatcatattcctgctggaacatgccTGGTTGTAAAGGTTTTGGTTTACTCTGTTAGTCAGTTCCCGGTTGCAATGATGTTTCAGAGACGCAGAGAGCGCAGATACAGAAGTACCAGAAAGGCTGACTGGTTAGAGCAAACTGGGCTTTTTCGGGAGGGggacttaaagagacaggctcTAAAATGCAGTGCCttagacagagggtgaatacaaaTGTTCTATGACAGagagtatgaggaaaataaaatgcttcTTGAAAATTAAAGCTAGTAAACATGATCAAgtagaaacacaaaatacaaatatgaacctGGAGATTAGCATAATAGACCCCCTTTAAACTAATCACATGACACAACATACTttgagtgagaatatgttgagaTTTTTAACTCTACAAATTATCAGGACATTGTCTCTGAACAGAAGTGTTgcacttaaaatgttttcaatacTTGAAGCaccattcacctccattgtaaaacaaaacaagctgaaTGGCGAGACACCACGAGTTAGAAAATGAGAAGTGAGAATGAAGtgagaataaaaatgtttaggTATACCAACCCTTCTACATACTGGGCCATATTATAGTTTGCCTAAGCTGATCTATATATCAGCCTTTTTTTAAGTTTTCCTTTTAATCTGTATGTTGTTGTTATCTCTGTTGATTAGTTTCAACTTGTGGCTGCTGTTCCTCTATGACAATTCAGCTCTGCATGTTTTGTATTTCAAGAACTAAATGaaattgtttttctgtctaCATGGCCCCAGCAGAGAAGTGAGTCCAGCCTcatttctgttttccttttatCCTCATCAAATGACTGATGACACAGTGAGCAAACAGGATGTGAACTATTTCTCAAGCTTGAGCAACAGTAGACTACTGTAATGTTGTTACAGGAAATAAACGTACACACTAAAAAGTCTCATCTATTCAGAACAAAATGTTGCTTCATTTTCTCATTCAATCAGTGCACATCCTATTTGAGGAGGTCCTCATTCTTGGAGGCTTGACTGCACAACAGGCTTCTGAACCTTGAGAGAAAAATCCACAACTGGGCAACCCTGTGTTATGCAGCCCAGGGAAATGATGTCCACATGTGGGGAGAAATACATAGCTAAGTTCTCTGGAGTCACTCCTCCACTGGCTTCTATCAGTAGTGCTGGGAACTCCTCCTTCAGTGCCTGAGCTGCAGCATGGAGCTCCTACAGTGAGAGACAGTGTAGGTTAAGTGTTGGTGAGTAGAAACCAGGATAATGAAAATGAGAAGTAACCAGGACTCATGTTAGTTTAATATTCTTAACCTGAGTTTTGAAGTTGTCCAGCATAACGATGTCTGCTCCAGCCCTGGCCGCCTCTCTGCCCTCCTCTATAAAGCGGCACTCCACCTCAATCTTACTGCTGAAGCCACACACTGATCTGGCAGCTTTCACAGCCTAGAAAACAAATAGGTGTTGTGAACGCACCTTAACTTATGAGAGATTGTTAAGTCTCACCTGTCAGACATTGTGTGTTtgcaacatttacaaaaaacaaacttctttaaaaaaagaaaaagaaaaaaaaaggtatatgACAGTTATTCTTACGTGGTAAGTATTTTACTGAAGGTTGAACATtcaattctaaaaaaaaaaaatatttattacttTTGGTAGAATGGTTTGATCAAAAATAATAttctataaaataaatgttggcaatgtttaatttttaatgcAGTCATTTGAATGGATTGgttttatattgtattgtagTTAACACAATCAGAATTTGTAAATACTAAAAACTAAAGATTGCACATGAGTGGGCATTTATCTATAAGTGGACATTTAAACGCATCTGATTACAAATTTTAGATTTCAGATCCACGTTTGAATGTGATCAGCTTGAATGTAGTTTTTATTATGcaataataatttttattatttatgtctgATGTTCACTTGGTGGGATGGATTGTCTTTCATGTACAGACAGTCATCGTCTACAGAGAAGGCATCATTGGGTCAaaatttcagtttgttcaatACATTGGTGTAGGACCAAATAACTACACACCAAAAAATAGCGGGTCAATTTTAGCCCAGTACGAGTCAATCATGTTACCCATGGAAGGATTACTAAAcaggcctaccaggcacaggccccCCTGCTGCAAGGAACTGCAAGAGGttacaaaataactaaaaaaccaaacaacaacaacagaaaaaacagcaaaacagccacacagagacactaaatgactacaaagagaacaaaacaaccagaaggggacacaaaatgacaaaaactacCGAAAAAGACATACAAttacaacaaaaagacaaaaacttaccacaaagagacccaaacaactacaaaacaacacaaaaccagAAGGTGACACAAACTGACTATGAAACAACCCAAAACTAccataaaatgacagaaaattacgtcaaagagacataaacaacttaaaaaactatacaaaacaaccagaagGAGACACAACCTTActacaaaatgacataaaactaCCACAACCACTGTATGTCTTGCTCCTGAgtaggaggggtggtggtgccctttgcatatctgtgcccaggggcccttGTCTCAGAATCCACCTGTGGTGATGATACCCAGTACTGCGTCAATCTAGCACTGAACTCAAATTTATCCAGTGCTCCTAAGTATAAAAACCACTGGGTCAccaatcacacacaaaaaatgtaggctactATTTTAAATCAAACCAGCCACAGTGTGACCCAGTATTTGGGTCATTATTCCCTCTGCATCAGAAAACAACCCAAAATGAAGACCCTAACCCCATTTATCCTGAAACTGGGTTGGTAACATGACCCAGTTCACGTCCCTGTCAGCCTCTGCtgcactttgtgtgtttagtgctaattagctgTTCTAAAGCTAAACTATGACAGTGAACAAGGTAAACATGATATGCTAAACatttgttagcatgctgacattcaCCTCAAGGCAATACCTCCAAACTACTAAACCAAGTTTTTGAACTTGCACATAAAAGGAGGATAATTAAAACCACATTAATTCAAAAACCTAATTTTAaaggtaaaatattttaatgctatAAACAGAGTGATGTTTATATTTCAACATGATGTTTTCAGTAAAGTTTGCAATTATGTAGgctattaaattaaaatgattatgtccttttttttttttttaacattttctcgAACATGCATTGTAAGAGCCATTTTAACTGGATCTATGTTGCAACTGCTCACCTGTGTGATACTTCCTGATGCCCAGATGTGGTTGTCCTTCAGCATCATCATTGAACTCAGGTCCTGTCTGTGCATGGACACATTGCCAACCAGCATGGCATACTTTTCCACCAGACGGAAGCCCGGGGTGGTCTTGCGTGTGCCAGCCACTTCTCCATGCCAGCCTCCCGCTGTTGCCATTGCCTGGAGCTTAGAACAGCGGGTGGCAATACCTGAGGCCCGGGCCAGGCAGTTGAGAGCTGGCCTTTCCCCAAGGAGGAGGCACCTTGCTGGGCCTCTCAccacagcagtcagtgtgatGGCATCGGGACCTGTGGAGGTGAGATTAAGTCTTTTGGATGATTGACAGTGCTCATATAAAGAGTTCAGAGATTTTGACTAAAACCAGGATCATCAAATTTGAGGAGCCGCTCGTAGccagtgcaaacaaggaaacAGATGCATCTCTAATTCACACCAGAAGtcagcagtttttgtttttgtatctaggggtttttgttgtgtgaaatTAAACTAGTAAGAAAATGTTACTGCTGCTTTTGAAAAGGGCAGAGTCCAGTTTATTTTTCCTCAGGAAACTAAGCTCTTTTGAACTGAGGTGTAATCAGAGATGAGCAGCCGTGTTTCATGCTGCAGTGAGTGGGGTTACAACCAATAATGGAATTTATTAAAGGGCACTCCAGCTATTTTCTATAACACTTTCATTAAAAGTGTTGCATGTAGTTCTGAAAAATAGTTCATTattgagtctcattcccaggttgtcaaacaCCAATACTTTGGGTTTGTAGTTGGGCCGAACTACCAGCCCAAAGTGTAAGAATGAGATTGTGTTGATATCTGaagacctgggaatgagactcaatAATGACCTATCTTTCTTCACAGTCACATACAGCACAATTAAGTTGGGAGACTCACatgagacagatttttttttcttttttaaaagaaaagggATAACCTGACTTTTAGGATGAATTCCCATAATGCATCTTTTGTTAAACTCTGTGTGCCTGGTATATGTCCAAGACTTTTCGACTCCAACTTTAAGTTTTTAACGCAAACTTACAGGCTTTTCACAGTGCACTTAGCCCCAGGCTAAGGTAGATGTTAGCCTGGGGCGAAAAAGGACAAGTGAGCTAACCCCAGCTTTAGCCTAGAGCTGGCTGgccctgctccagagcagggtTGGCCCTCAGTTTGCAGGGTTATCCCCTGGAAATGGACTTAACCTGGTGCTAAAATTAGCCAATGTGAAACTGGTCTAAGTaaacaatataattttaaaaagttaacatGAGTTATGTGTTCCAGCTGACGTTTAACCACCAGCTAATAGAGGTTTAGTTTGAAAGGATAACCCTGGGCTAGAATAATGAAGTGTGAAAAGTTTCCAAGCCCTTTTTCAGATAAGCCTGACGACATCATTAGTATTATTTTTCAGACTTAAAAATGTTCCTGTATTGGCCTGAAAACCACTACATGGTTCAGCTCCTCAGTATATTTCTGGTCTGCTCACTGACTCCACCCCCGCTCAGACCTCTCAGGTCTTCAGACAGTGGCTTTCTGGTTGTACCCAGAATAAGATCAGAGGCTGCTAATGGTGTAAGTTACTGCGGACCTTCCCTCAATATGCTCTGCATAATGACCTGTGATCTATAAGAACTGTATCTACATTTAAAGCTAAGCTTAAAATCTTCCTGTTTTCTCAGGCATATTTTGTGTtagtgttctgtgtgtgtgtgtgtgtgtgtgtgtgtgtgtgtgtgtgtgtgtgcatgccatgtgtgcatgtgtgaactGTGTTCTCAGACCTAACAgtaatgtgagtgtgtgtttaggtgttATGGCTttgtattaatatatgatattttcattgttatgcCATTGCATGACATACGTGaatgctctgtttttttcatacgttttttttaatgtaaagcacatttggtaactgcaaaaacacttttatagCCACTGCTCAAGATCATATCTCAGAACCAGAAGAAGAGACAtatggtcagatactgaattggtgacactaattttgggtgtccaccttgaaactgtgctgattgtaaatATCTTCTTAGCTGCTGagttgaaaatgtgtgtgaagcatccacgttttcacagacatggatgtaaattgtaaCTGCAACTTCAATGGTTCGCAGAGCCATACAACCAAGAGGTGGTAATTTGGTCATTTAATGGCTTGATTGGCTTCTGCTACACTAATGACCTCATGGAAAATGTGTTAGTTTGTGATTTTTAGTACGTACTGTAGTGGTAGTATATCTTTCATATGCAGTCTGATGTGAGCTGTCTGActtgtgtgtcttttgtttttttttgtaactgcATGGGCGACCAAACTAGTCTCCCCTCTCAGGATTTATAAAAGCAGTTCATCAGTATTTCACAATCACCTCATCTCATTGTGCCATCTCATCCGTGACTGCAGAGCACTCATGATCACACATGACTCAGATCATCCACTCTACCAGCACTTTATCCTACTGCCTTCTGGACCTGTTGAGGATTGACTAACCATGTGCAGAGCAAGAACTTGGTGTCTACAGCTTTAAATACATAAGCTCCTCTTATTTTTACAAGAAATCCTGATTTGTGGTGCCCCAATCTATGTCTTGTCTCTTTGTTTAATATTTGCATAATTTGGTATGTATTACTTGTTTGTACTAAGTATGCACCTACTGTGGAAAAGAAGTTCATCCAATAACTGTCTGTCTAAACTAATATTGTGGTGCTTTGGAAGACAGTGTGCAATGCCTACCGATCTCAGCTCCCTCCTGATAAATCCAGTCCACGGTACAGCCGACCTCAGCGAACACTGCTGTAAAGAAGGGGCTCCCTGCCAGGATGCTGTGTGGTGTTTTACATAGCAACCTCGCCTCAACCTCCTGTGACCCCACACACACTCCCGCCAGGTCAAAGTTTGGTGTATCCTCTGTCAGCCACTCTCGTGCCAGCCGGGTCAGAGTGTGAGGTGGGATTGAGTGGGCTGCTATGTGTGAGGGCAGAGCCATTCTAAAACGTGGGAAAGGAGGAAATTTGTAACTTGTTGTTCCACTTGACATGAAAGTGGAAACTGAAAACAGATAACAAAGGgaaataactttttttgtcTCACAATAAAATCCTGGGCCCTGATAAGTATGTACTATACATCACAGTTTGAAAGTCTGATGATAGATTAACATTGTTCCTCTTACTCAATGACAGTGGAGTTGTAGCAAAGCCACAACTGCAAGATCACCAAAGCAGAtgttagactgtgacagacttGCCTGAGTTGCAGCTACAAAAACATCATAGGGGTGAAGACACAAAGGGCAACTTCAAGAAATATCTAAAGACCAGTGGTGGATCTTCCCATTACATTATTCTACACTGTATGTCTACTGTATATGCTTTACTTTGATCATTCTTTCAGTCCAACCTGCACTAGAAAACAGTGTGGTTCCACTGAAGAAGTCAGTGCTGTACCATAAGCTTCAACTAGGTAGACAGCTAGTATATAGGGAATTATGACAAACGCAGCATATTCTGTCACATGTGGACAAGTTCATAGTTGTCTAGTCCAAGATTAGAACtacacaaataaatgcaaatgagATATTTAGGCTACTTACTTCCATCAGTGGCTCTCCTTTTCCTGTTGATCACTTTTGGTTGGAATGCAGAGTTGTAGCGCTGAGCACACACAGCCACTAGAACAATATAACATGGAATTTGACCCTATGTCCATGCTGGAATGTTTACCAGCTATCTACGAGTTAGCTCTTAGTTAATGATAGGCTTTACATTGATTGTTTAAGACTAATGACTAAAGACTAACGCTTTTGAATTACGAATTTGTGATGACTGGGGTAtactgcatgtttgtttttatctgtggCATACACGCCGATACCCAACTGTTCACTAAAGCAGGCTTTACATCAGTAGTCAAGTCATTTTTGGGCCTCTTATGCTCCCAATGCGTGCCCCAAGGGTGTGGTggacagcagcagctaacaggAAAGTTTTTGCAACATCAAACATGGTGAGAAGCAATGAAACAACTCAACCTGCAGTGAACATCAGCATTGTTTTTACTATGACAGACTGCTCCCCCTAATCATCTATGGTGACTTTCTGAACACTGGCTATCTCAGCCTCAGGGTAGCACTCATTGTATGGTAAAAGCCCTTTGGGATGGGCAGTGCTAGATGGAGACATGCCCAGCAAAGTGGGCAGACTTGCACCTCACTCACTGCCTCAAGGCAAAAAGTTGCATATTTCACATTAAATCTAGGTTACATGGTGTATGGTAGGTGCAgtttagggactgtttgttatttatgaggggGGAGGGTGTGGTGCAATAAGGGGAGGGAAACATGCATGTTTTCTTTCACtacttcacttttttttatctttacaagttacttttttgtttttcaaaataaattatttatcatagccagtaactgtaaaaactgaaattattgttggatttcCAAATTTCAGACAGTCTTTGGACACATTatgtctgacaaatgtttccatcaggaaacaacaacaaaaacaaatataagtTCAAAATAGTGATGTTTCATCAAAATCCCTTTATTCTgcatctcatttaaaatttggcaaaaaacaaaaactgtgtgcactaactaaccagcatgcccgtcaagagtgaaaaaccaaggctttttttcccagctctttcgtcttcaacttttaatttTTAACCTTCAAACACCAAAGGGAATGTTTTAAAAACCTTACCACTAATGGTGGTTTGTGGTAGAGGGAGTAGTGTCGTGCACTTTCTGCCAGTCACTCaaggaggctcaaggaaaaacaTTTGTCGCTTTAAGGTGGGtgataaaacaaacaaccaaacaaacaaaatcaaagtcacACCCCGGCCAGCCCCCTCCTCTGATTAGTAAAGAACAGTCCATTATAATGCAGCAGGCTACAATGTAAGAAAAGGTGTTTCAAAAATGACTGAATTGCAGAGCACAAGTTCAAGGTACTGACAGGCTTGCATTTGGCAGGCGTTCTACTATGTATGATTTTGTGTGTCAAACATATTGATAACCCACTGACTCCATATGGAAAAGCAAATGTACCTTGAATACACATGCTTGCTGTCGTATTCTCAAAACTAAGGCTTCACATCAGACAGTGGGAGCCTTTAATGGTTCAGTCTCACATGCTAATAGTCTATGGCATCATTTATAAAGGGTTAGAAAGGTGCTGGCTCCTATAGCCCTGTGATTATTTCGTTTCGAAGCTCTGTTTGCCTTCACTGAGGatattatttcaacattaaacTACAACGTGACCTGAGTCTCAGAAGCAGCACAATGCCAGGAAGTGCAGTGCTAACTGTAGGTGCACAATGCTCAGGCATGGAGCTATTTCAGCATTTCCCCTCTGGGCTCTACTACAGAGCAGCGGCCGTGACGTCAGACAGACAAGCCTGAGCAGCGTTGCGCGCTCCAGACGCCAACAAGCACGAGCCGAGGCTTCCTCCTCCACATCCAGCGCCAGAGCAAGAACCAGGAAGTGAAAGTATACACATGGAGGGTGTGTCGTTCCCTGCCagtgaatgttttatttttaaaaacacagtccTCCTGGGATAAGTAATGGGGGACTCGGCGAGGACCAAGCGGCGAGAGCAGCTGAAGCGCTGGGCCGGCTCATGCACCGACAAAGCGCCGGCCGTGCCCAGGCGGAGGTGGCGGGGCGATGTCGAGAATGGAGCAGGGGAGCCGGAGGCCGAGCTCAGCGACCCGTCGAGGGACCAGCCCGTGTGTGTAAGCAGAGATGGATCCAGCCCCTTCCTCAAACGACGGTGAGGAAATGTCTCCTGCCAAACAGTTTGACAATAGCAGCCGGCTCTCAGCAGGCTAGCTTAGCTCAACGTCTGAAGAGAAATGCTAAATGAGGGAAGTTGTTCGTGGGTTTGGACAAGGGgttgataaaataatataaactgtctcaCAGTACAGCACCGGGCGCCCTCctgctgctaaaaaaaaaccgTTTAGGATTTAATTAAGCATATAATGTTCTGCCTGTGTTGAGACTGTCAGTGGTCATCTCTGAGGCCATAgtttgcagtgtttgtgttagctagctaacgttagctaacattagcaaagtGTCATACAGTCAGTCTGGATGAGGGTCTGTTTGTTCAGGACTCTCTGCGTTGCTAATTCACTTGTCACTTATTTTCATATGAATTTTTGGGACTGCCATCACATATCATTTTGCAGTGCTTGTGTCGAACCAGTGTATCAACAATACAGTCAGAGAGCATCTCTCTTTGAGCTGACAGCACATACCTTACTGATAACTGGTGTTGAATTTTGTATTACAGTAGTTGCTGTCATGGTTGCAGGTCAGTCTTTCACAAGCACAGAAAAGGTATGAATATTGATAATAAAAAGTTGGTAATTATGATTACATCATCTGAATTAGCATGGAGTGCTCACAAGGAGACGCTCACCAACACTGACTGAAAGACACTCAAAGAGACATTTGTGTTATAACACAAAACAGTTTGACTTCAGAAATGACCATGTTGAAATCTTGTCTCTCTTCACATTTTTAtcattgtcaacaaatcccacaaaaagaccaaaacatcCACTGAGCTGATCCTACAGCAAGTATTGCCTTCAGAGCCTGGTCTTGGTTGTTTATTTCCACTGGCTTCCATGGTCATCCAGAAACTATTAaaccacatcagtgagccatACTGTTCCACTGACTGACATGTTCCTTTAGTGACATGAACATGGCCACTATAGTTTATTTTCAGTCAATTCAACATACACCGTCTCGCTGCCTTAAATAATCACCAGCACACCAAATGCACGGCAGACAGCAGTTCCCACAAAATACATAATTGCCTCCTTTTTTAGTATTGTTTGCAAAATAGTAAAACTGCAGGGCCCAACTGTTTAGGGAGATTATTAGACTTTATATTATGACTCATTTTCTAAAGATTCACATATAGGTAGGGATGTTTGAAAATATTAAAGAGATACTTTACCGATTTTCAACCAGtcttgtatcataacaatgtgggtagtatttGAAAATGAACTCTGGTAAACCTCCCTCCATCTCACAGTGCCCAGATCTCTCTGCTCGTCTCTCAGCTCAAGTGCGTCATTCAGCGGCTTTTGGCtggctctagggatgttacTTGAACTACAAATTGTACTTCTTCATGTAGGTTTGCAGCGGTATACTTTGATATTAAAAATGTCAGTTATCATACCGTGTATATTTGGTCATCTATCATATTGGggaaaaatgcaactggacagtgaatctcaactttattttagttatttttaaaagggagactttttacacatacttccattaacaaaatgatttCAAGTTTCAGTAGTAGGaataaaacaccaaaaataaTCCCTCtgtttttcattcctttaagggtcattttgacttataataattataataattctgtaatgtCATGATAACGTGAAaccgcaatattttctgagacggtcACCAACCATGAAAATCCCATACCGTTACAACCCTATGTTCATTTTCGTATGTCAGCCACCACGGACAGAAATAGTATAGAAGTGGATTGAGAGGGAAGCtcgcctctctttctctctccctcaaatGCAGTCCAAAAGAATCTCTTACTGAGTTGCCTTTTTCttacctcaaatgttttcagaatcaTATTTAAgctactgtttaactgtaattatttgagatcatttgttaccagcctgctgccatgttgtttcctgaGAAAAAACAAGCAAGCTTGCGTCATGTCACAAGCTGGAGCGTTTATTGGTTTAATGTAACACAGTGCATTTTGGTATAGCCAAATGTCACAGCCCTTgttctgtgttttctctggtcatgtaacaccgatttcaaaagtatttgtgtctttctactgcattgACATttgacagcccagttttattaAGGGTCCATCTGTTAATGTTGACTGCATTGTCATTCTGTTGTTCTgtgctactaaccaagaaaagaaaagtcatagttgttatatgtattttttttttttttttgctaagaATTTTTAATTGCATCCCAGTAATGTCAATTACTCCAGTTGTATCAAAAGATGTTACTTAATATCAATATtatcaataaagtattttatCGAATTTAGAAATTCCAGTTTTGGGACAACACTAGTCTtgtcatgggatttgttgacagaaacaaaaccctGGAATATTGCCAGCCTCATCTTTTAACTGAACCTTATCATCAAATCacatcacattttggcttttcttACAAGGCTACTGCAGTTGTCTTGTTAggtgtttcttttttgtctatttCCTCTATAAATACATTGGTGCTGCATGGCATGTCTCATCTTTAACTTGGCAAACCAGCTACAACTGCTAACCAATGAGGTCATTCGACTGCCTGTATTCTCTGTCTTTAGGAAAAGGGTGAGGTTTGACAGGGCTGCAGAGTTCCTTGCTGCCTGTGCCAGCGGGGATACGGACGAGGCCCAGGTGATGCTGGACGAGGCCGAAGAGACCAGAAGGAGGGATGGAGAAGATGTGCCAGAAATTATCAACTGTTCCAATGCAGATGGAATCACTGCTCTCCACCAGGTGAGGCAGTTTCTCCTCCTGAGGTTTAATTgaaattatttgttttgttgctaAGATGACAGAGAAACATTTACAGatgtattatttgtgttttttgttcccTTTTTCTACACAGTCCTGCATAGATGGCAGCATGGAAATAGTGTCCTTCCTTTTAGAGCATGGTGCCAGCGTGAACCAGGTTGACAGTGAGGGATGGACACCACTGCATGTTGCCGCATCTTGTGGCTACCCTGACATTGCAGAGTGAGTTTGTCTATACTGTTAACACAGTGCAGCCGCGTAACAGCTGTGTAACACAGTACTCTTTGCCACTTTGGGGACGTCAGAATGCAGTGTGGGTGCCAGGGTATTTATGCATTCAACAATACTAACATTGTTTTCCTGTTTGGCAAGACAACAAGTCAGCTAAAGCATGAGTGGGCTGGCCTggcacaaaaacacatgcagctcaAATGATTTAACAACTGATGTACCTTTTTTTCTCCTGCAGTCTCTAGTTATGTGAATAATGCCTCTTGGTCTGACTTGGAAGATAATGTGATAGGATTAGGTGTGTCTATTTAGAATTGGTTGTCCTTATACAGactttgtaaacatgtttgcaaTTAAAAGGATTCTCATTctgtccatgtttgttttgtcagttttcTTGTGCAGCGAGGTGCGTCTCTTACTGCCGTGAATTGTGACGGTGACGTTCCTCTGGACATTGCTCTCGATGAGGCCACTGAGTCCCTCCTTCAGAGTTACACTGTAAGACAGGGTGAGTGAGTGCTATCTTTTGACAACTACACACCCCTTTTTCATCATTCGTTGTGTTCTGTgtcaaatgtgtgtttctgtctagAGCATGTTCTGTTGAATTTACAGCATATTtgtttatgcctctgtgcctgCGATAGCCATAGCAGGAggtattatgttttcaggttgtccaacACCATCTgtcacattcttgtgaacacaatatctcaagaacacc from Epinephelus fuscoguttatus linkage group LG3, E.fuscoguttatus.final_Chr_v1 includes:
- the LOC125885766 gene encoding nicotinate-nucleotide pyrophosphorylase [carboxylating]-like; the protein is MALPSHIAAHSIPPHTLTRLAREWLTEDTPNFDLAGVCVGSQEVEARLLCKTPHSILAGSPFFTAVFAEVGCTVDWIYQEGAEIGPDAITLTAVVRGPARCLLLGERPALNCLARASGIATRCSKLQAMATAGGWHGEVAGTRKTTPGFRLVEKYAMLVGNVSMHRQDLSSMMMLKDNHIWASGSITQAVKAARSVCGFSSKIEVECRFIEEGREAARAGADIVMLDNFKTQELHAAAQALKEEFPALLIEASGGVTPENLAMYFSPHVDIISLGCITQGCPVVDFSLKVQKPVVQSSLQE